The Malus domestica chromosome 10, GDT2T_hap1 genome contains a region encoding:
- the LOC103429904 gene encoding phototropic-responsive NPH3 family protein NPY2, protein MKFMKLGSKPDSFQTDGNNVRYVATDLATDIIVNVADSKFYLHKFPLLSKSARLQKLVANTNETNTGEIYISDIPGGPAAFEICAKFCYGMTVTLNAYNVVVSRCAAEYLGMHESIEKGNLIYKIDVFLSSSIFRSWKDSIIVLQTTKSLLPISEELKLVSHCIDSVATKACMDVSKVDWSYTYNRKKIQEENGNDPNWNGVRNRPVPKDWWVEELCELEIDLYKRVLANIKSKGVLSGEVIGEGLKAYSYRRLPGFSKGMIQDGDMTKHRSAVDAIVWLLPEEKGSVSCSFLLKMLKAAIFVDSGDTAKGELVRRIGQQLEEASVNDLLIRAAEGEPSVYDVTVVQKIVEEFLRQGQSPGIESLDEGDQLQEVRRPGILSAASKLMVAKLIDGYLAEISKDPYLPLLKFVDLAEMVRGFSRPSHDGLYRAIDMYLKEHPGISKSERKKICKLMDCKKLSVDACVHAVQNERLPLRVVVQVLFFEQVRAAASSGSSTPDLPKGMKDLNSGSHGSSRTATTNTEEDWDAVASAEELRALKGELASLRLSSGVGSCDRNGDGKGSVDKAAVSKMRGLLKSKKKIFAKLWSSKGVQGENSGSDSSESLGSGNPEEAKSTPSRNRRHSVS, encoded by the exons ATGAAGTTTATGAAACTTGGATcgaagccggattcttttcagACTGATGGAAATAATGTTAG GTATGTCGCAACAGATTTGGCAACAGACATCATTGTTAATGTTGCAGATTCAAAGTTTTATCTACATAAG TTTCCTCTTCTATCAAAGAGTGCTCGCTTGCAGAAGTTGGTTGCAAACACTAATGAAACAAACACTGGCGAAATTTACATTTCTGACATTCCTGGTGGCCCTGCTGCCTTTGAGATATGTGCAAAGTTTTGTTATGGCATGACTGTCACCCTCAATGCTTACAATGTTGTTGTGTCTCGCTGTGCGGCTGAATATCTGGGGATGCATGAGTCTATCGAGAAAGGAAATCTCATTTACAAGATTGATGTCTTCCTTAGCTCTAGCATTTTCCGGAGCTGGAAGGATTCCATCATTGTTCTTCAGACTACGAAGTCTCTTTTACCAATATCTGAGGAACTGAAGTTGGTTAGCCATTGCATTGACTCTGTTGCTACTAAGGCCTGTATGGATGTTTCAAAAGTTGACTGGTCCTATACCTATAACCGGAAGAAGATCCAAGAGGAAAATGGGAATGATCCAAATTGGAATGGTGTCAGAAATCGTCCAGTTCCAAAAGACTGGTGGGTTGAAGAATTGTGTGAGCTTGAGATTGATTTGTACAAGCGTGTTCTAGCGAATATTAAAAGCAAAGGGGTACTATCTGGTGAAGTGATCGGAGAGGGCTTGAAAGCTTATTCTTACAGAAGGTTGCCAGGTTTCAGTAAAGGAATGATCCAGGATGGAGATATGACAAAGCATCGATCAGCAGTGGATGCAATTGTCTGGCTGTTGCCTGAAGAGAAAGGCAGTGTCTCTTGTAGTTTCTTGCTCAAAATGTTGAAAGCAGCTATATTTGTGGACTCTGGAGACACGGCTAAGGGAGAGCTGGTAAGGAGAATAGGGCAGCAACTGGAAGAGGCTTCGGTAAATGATCTTTTGATACGAGCAGCGGAAGGAGAACCTTCTGTTTATGATGTTACTGTAGTCCAAAAAATAGTAGAAGAGTTTCTAAGGCAAGGTCAAAGTCCAGGGATTGAATCACTAGACGAAGGCGATCAACTTCAGGAGGTGAGAAGGCCAGGGATATTGTCTGCTGCTTCCAAGCTGATGGTGGCAAAACTCATAGATGGGTATCTTGCTGAAATTTCAAAGGATCCCTACCTACCCTTGTTGAAGTTTGTTGATCTTGCGGAGATGGTGAGAGGTTTCTCTCGACCTTCTCATGATGGACTTTACCGAGCCATTGACATGTACCTTAAG GAGCACCCAGGGATCAGCAAGAGCGAGAGGAAGAAGATATGCAAGCTGATGGACTGCAAAAAGTTATCTGTTGATGCGTGTGTGCATGCAGTGCAAAATGAGAGACTTCCGCTGCGTGTAGTTGTGCAGGTACTATTTTTTGAGCAAGTCAGGGCTGCTGCTTCATCAGGCAGCAGCACTCCTGACCTACCTAAAGGCATGAAGGATTTAAACAGTGGGTCCCATGGTAGCTCAAGAACTGCAACAACCAACACGGAGGAGGATTGGGATGCAGTAGCGTCAGCTGAGGAGCTTAGAGCCCTAAAGGGGGAGCTAGCTTCTTTAAGGCTGAGCAGTGGTGTGGGATCGTGCGACAGGAATGGTGATGGAAAAGGCAGTGTTGACAAGGCGGCGGTAAGTAAAATGAGAGGGTTGCTGAAGTCAAAGAAGAAGATTTTTGCAAAGCTTTGGTCAAGCAAAGGGGTACAAGGTGAGAACAGTGGCTCTGATTCATCCGAGAGTCTTGGTTCAGGTAATCCCGAAGAGGCTAAATCTACACCTTCGAGAAATAGGAGGCATTCGGTTTCTTAG